One region of Danio aesculapii chromosome 7, fDanAes4.1, whole genome shotgun sequence genomic DNA includes:
- the LOC130232016 gene encoding LOW QUALITY PROTEIN: brain-derived neurotrophic factor-like (The sequence of the model RefSeq protein was modified relative to this genomic sequence to represent the inferred CDS: deleted 2 bases in 1 codon) has product MTILFVTMVISYFSCMRAAPMREIPGVQGGHRAEGYLGRCCRCCRCCAAVTSGSRGHGTPQSGGGLPSLTDTFEQVIEELLEVEGEATQQLGPGADQGQGGGGPIDAADSKDVDLYASRVMISNQVPLEPPLLFLLEEYKNYLDAANMSMRVRRHSDPARRGELSVCDSISQWVTAVDKKTAIDMSGQTVTVLEKVPVTNGQLKQYFYETKCNPLGYTKEGCRGIDKRHYNSQCRTTQSYVRALTMDSKRKIGWRFIRIDTSCVCTLTIKRGR; this is encoded by the exons ATGACCATCCTGTTCGTTACTATGGTTATTTCATACTTCAGTTGCATGAGAGCTGCGCCCATGAGAGAGATCCCGGGTGTGCAGGGGGGCCACCGGGCCGAGGGCTACCTGGGGCGCTGCTGCCGCTGCTGCCGCTGCTGC GCTGCCGTCACATCGGGCAGCCGAGGCCACGGGACTCCACAGAGTGGGGGCGGGCTGCCCTCGCTCACGGACACTTTCGAGCAGGTCATTGAGGAGTTGCTTGAGGTGGAAGGGGAAGCGACGCAGCAACTGGGGCCCGGGGCCGACCAGGGCCAAGGAGGGGGTGGTCCCATAGACGCGGCAGACTCGAAGGACGTTGACCTGTATGCCTCGCGGGTGATGATCAGCAACCAAGTGCCTTTGGAGCCGCCGTTACTCTTTCTCTTGGAGGAATACAAAAACTACCTGGACGCCGCCAACATGTCGATGCGTGTGCGGCGGCACTCGGACCCCGCACGGCGGGGGGAGCTCAGCGTTTGTGACAGTATTAGCCAGTGGGTGACAGCTGTGGACAAAAAGACGGCAATAGACATGTCGGGCCAGACGGTCACCGTTCTGGAGAAGGTCCCCGTGACTAATGGTCAGCTGAAGCAATACTTTTATGAGACCAAATGCAACCCCTTGGGGTACACAAAGGAGGGCTGCCGAGGAATAGACAAGCGGCACTATAACTCACAATGCCGGACAACCCAGTCTTACGTGCGAGCCCTTACCATGGATAGCAAAAGGAAGATCGGCTGGCGGTTTATACGGATAGACACTTCGTGTGTATGCACATTGACCATTAAGAGGGGCAGATAG